TTCAAAATGGGATCCAGAATTTCCACTGCGACTTCAATGCGATAATCAATATTGCGTGTCATCCAGTCTGCGGAAGAGAGGTAGACTTTCTTGTCCCCGCCGTTGTTGAAGACATACACCCGATCGTGTTCCAGATAGCGGTCAAGAATACTGATGACCTGAATATTTTCGCTGATCCCTGGTAAATTAGGGATCAGCGAACACATGCCGCGTACCAGCAGATTAATTTTCACGCCCGCAGCGGAAGCCTTATACAGCTTTTCCGCCAGCCCTTTATCCACCAGATTATTTACCTTAAGCGTAATGCCTGCATCACGATCCGCCAGCGCGTTTTCGATCTCGGTATCGATCAGTTGGTAAAGCTTGTCGCGGGAGTTTTGCGGTGACACCAGCAGGTGCTCGAAGCTGACTGGGCGGTAGGGGTTTTCAATGAAGTTGAAGACGCGACGGACTTCGTTGGTAATACGTTCGTCGGCAGTTAACAGCGAGTAATCCGTATACAGGCGGGCAGTTTTCTCGTTGAAGTTACCGGTGCCGATGTGCGCGTAACGCACGATGTTTTCCCCTTCGCGGCGGGAAATCAGGAACAGTTTGGCGTGAATCTTCAGCCCAGGCACCGAGAAAATGACGTGCACGCCAGCTTCCGTCAGGCGCTTAGCCCAATGGATGTTTGCCTCTTCGTCAAAACGTGCCTGTAGCTCGACCACGACCGTCACTTTCTTACCGTTGTGCGCCGCATGGATCATTGAGGTAATGATGCGTGAGTCTTTGGCGACACGGTAAATATTGATTTTGATGGACAGCACATTAGGGTCGAAAGAGGCTTGTCGCAGCAGTTCCAATACGTGCTCGAAGGTGTGGTACGGGTAATAGAGCAGAACGTCGCGCTCACGGATCGCATCAAACCCATTGCGAAAATGGTTGAATCCGGTGTGCCGCAGGCGGGGCAAGGGCTTGTTGACCAGATTGGCGCGTCCGACGTTCGGGAAAGAAATAAAGTCTTTGAAATTATGATAACGCCCGCCGGGGATAACGGAGTCAAAAGAAGAGATCCCCAGTTTCTCCTGTAGCATCGCAACCATGGCGTCCGGCATGTCGCGCTGATACACAAATCTTACCGGCTCGGCGGTTAAGCGCTGCTTCAGGCTGGAAGACATCAATTCCAACAGGCTGGATTCCATTTCCGTCACCAGATCGTATTCTGCATCGCGCGTCATCTTCATGGAGTACGCGTTCAGCGCATCGTAATCAAAGAAGCCCTTGAAGATATCATCCAGACAGTAACGCAGAATGTTATCGATGAGGATCATGGTCTTACGGCGGCGCGGCGCTTCCGCTGGCAGGTTGACGAAGCGCGGTATTTTATCCGAAGGAATTTCCAGCAGGGCATAACTGATTTCATCGCCACGAATAATTTCGACGGCAAGATAGGTATAGTTATCCTTCAGGAACTCCACCAGATTGGTTTCGTTAAAGATGAGTATTGGCGTGATGTGCGGGCGCAGATATTGCCGGAAGTAGTCCCTCAGCCACTCTTGCTGATTAGGGGAAACCTGACGCTCATTGACCAGAAAAATCTGGTTACGCGCCATCTCCAGCAGCAGTTCGTTGTACAAACTATCGAAAATTTGATCGGTTTTTAGTACGCGCGCCTGAATTTTACCTAAAAGGTGTCGCAGATTGCCGTCCAGACCTTGTTCTTCGTTAATCAGAATGCGTCTTTTCAAATCGGCAAAACGGACTTTATAAAATTCATCAAGGTTGCTGGAGTAAATGCCAAGAAAGCGCATGCGTTCGATTAACGGATTGCTTTTATCTGCTGCTTCCTGAAGTACTCGTTCATTAAAGGATAACCAACTTAATTCTTTCTCTATGTAGAGTTTGTCCTGACCCATTGTCACTCCGCTCAACTCATGTACTGAAGGTTCATCCAATATTCATACCCTTCCTCTGTGGGTATAGGGTACAACAACATTATGGCGTGTTGATGACGATAAAATCTAATTCATAGACAGACTTACCATTGTCATATTATGGGCGTAAAGGCAACATATGCTACCCGCAATACGTTAGCAACACGACTCTGGCGGCTTCACTCTAACGGCGAGAATAATGGTAAACACAGGCAACACATCACAGTATCGGGATCGTCGGCGAGCGTGGATCGATCGTTTGGTTCACCGCATTGTTGCGGGCAGTGGGCTGCTGGTGCTGGCTATGCTGTTATTAATCTTCTTCTATCTCCTGTATGTGGTGACGCCACTGTTCCTTTCCCCCACCGTTAACGGGCAAAAAACGGTGCCACGCCACAGTGCGGAACCGTCGCTGGTGCTGGGGCTTAGCGACAACGGGCAAATCGGGTTTCGCATCGACAGTCAGGGCTATGGCGAGTTTATTCCGTTTGCGGAAAACCAGCCTATGTCGCGTATTCAGTTGGTGCCTGCGCTGAGTTTGCTGGCGCAGAGTCAGGGCGAGCGACAAATTTATGCCCTGAGTCAGCCTGATGGCCGTCTGATTTTCGTTCAGCCCGTATTATCGCGTACAGAAAACCGTGCTCCAGTCTGGGATTATCCGCTGGGTGAGCAGGCGTATTCGCTTGGGTTACCCGCGCAGCCGCTGCGTCATCTGGCAGTGACTGCGGTGGGTGAAAAGCATGTCGTTGTGGCGGCGATCGGGCAAGAAAATACCTTGATTATTGCCGATGTTGATAAAAATGGCGTGCGACAACGGGCGCAGATTACGCTTCCGGTGGGTACTATTAACCAACTGCTGCTGACGCCAGACGGGCAGCAAGTGTATTTGCTCAGCGGTAAGACATTAACGCTATGGCAGGTGGGGTCGAACGCGCTGAAGCTGCGGGAAGAGCGCCAGTTGCAGTTGGCGGAACCGCTGCATCTGGCGTTGTTGTCCGGTGGACGATCATTGCTGATACAGGCCGCTGACGGGCGGATTAGCCAATGGTTTGACGTCCCTGGCGAAAAGGGCGCCACACTGACGGAGATTCGCGAGTTTCCGCACGTTGTGGGCGAATCGGTGTTGTTGGCAACGGAGGCGCAGCGACGAGTCTTTGCCACATTGAATGCACAGGGTGATTTGTCGCTGTTTGCCAGTAAACAGTCTCATGCGCTGCTGACGCAGACGCTACCGGCCCATGCACAAACGCTGGCGTTTTCGCCGCGCGGTTCAGCTTTGCTGGTTGAAACGGCGCAGGGCTGGCATCGCTATCAGGTTGATAACCCGTATCCCGATATTGGCTGGCGCGGGCTGTGGCAAAAGCTGTGGTACGAGAACTACCCAGAGCCTGCCTATATCTGGCAATCTACGTCGGCGGATGACAGCTATCAGGCCAAATTCAGCATGATGCCGCTGATGCTGGGCACGATGAAAGCCGCGATTTACGCTATGATGTTTGCCACGCCGCTGGCGCTGTCCGCCGCGATTTATACCGCCTGCTTTATGTCGCCGACGCTGCGACGCTGGATTAAACCCACGCTGGAAATCATGGGCGCGTTGCCGACGGTGGTCGTCGGTTTGATTGCGGCCATCTGGCTGGCCCCGCATTTTGCGACTTATCTGTCCGCGATTCTGGTCATGCCGATTTTATGGATGCTGGCCGTGCTCTGCTGCGGCTGGCTGATTGAATGCCTGCCGACGCGCTGGCGCACCCGTTTTCCAGCAGGCTGGGACGTGCTATTCCTCATCCCCACGATCTTGCTGACATTTGTGGCCGGATGCTGGCTTGCGCCACATATCGAAATCGCAGTATTGGGGCAGCCGCTATATCAGTGGTTAGGCGATGATTTTGTCCAACGTAATACGCTGGTAGCGGGTGTTGCCCTTGGCTTCGCGCTGATCCCGCTGATTTTTTCGCTAGCGGAAGATGCGCTGTTCAGCGTACCGGCTCGTTTAAGTCAGGGATCGTTAGCGCTGGGGGCGACGGCGTGGCAAACCCTGTGGCGTGTCGTGCTGCCGTCCGCCAGTGCTGGGGTTTTCGCCGCGCTGATGCTGAGTTTTGGCCGCGCCGTAGGGGAAACCATGATAGTACTCATGGCGACGGGCAACACACCGATTATGGATGAAGGCCTGCTTCAGGGCCTGCGTTCGCTGGCGGCGAATATCGCTATTGAAATGCCGGAAGCGGTGACGAACAGCGGTCACTATCGGGTGCTGTTCTTAACGGCATTAACGCTGTTTGTTTTCACGTTCATCGTGAATACGCTGGCTGAAACTATCCGACAGCGCTTACGCCAACGTTACCGTGATGAAGGAGAAAACGCGTGAAGCGCTGGTTCCGTTCGGGAAGGCCCTGGGTGTGGCTGACCGCATCGTCAATTTCCATTAGCCTGCTGGCGATGCTGGCAATTATCGTACTGCTTGCTGGGCAGGGCATGCGCTACCTGTGGCCACAGCCCGTCTGGCTGCTGACGTTACCGCCAGCACAAGGGACGCAACGTGCGTTGATAGGGGAGATTTATGCCGAGCAGACGCTTTCGCGTCAGCAACTGGAACAGGCTGATTTAACCTCTGCGTCTGGGGACGCTGAAACACGCTATTTAATCAAAATTGGCCAGCGTGAAATTCATGGGCAGAGCTTTCGCACGCTGCTGTCGCGCGACATTGTCCGCTTTGATAAACCCGCCGACATTCTGGTGTTGAAGCGGACGAACAATGGCACTGCCTATGGTTATCTGGCTGGCATGCTGGAGGGCGAGCAGCCGCTGGTGGCAACGGATCTCCCCGCCACCTTACAGCATCGCGTTGAGCAGGTGCAGGGGTTGCTCGCGAAGATGCAGGCCATCCGTATGGGGGAGATGGCGAAGATCAACCAGCAGTTTGAGACGCTGCGGCTGGAAGAGAAAAAGCGGCAGCAGGCCAAGACGCTGGATAATCAGGCGTTAGCCCGCCTTCAGGCTGAACGTATTGAACTGCAACGCCGCTTCGATGCGCTGTCGCGCCAGCTAACCTCACTCAATATGGACATTAATCGCGATACCGTGCAGCTACGCGACGCGAACGGTAGCGTCCATCTTATCCCGCTCAGGGACATCGAACAGGCCTGGTTCCCTAATGCGATGAACCTGTGGGAAAAAGTCAGCCACTGGGGCGAGCAGGCGAAATTCATGCTGGTACACTATTCGCTGGACAGCAACAGCGCGGGCCACCTTTTCCCCGCCATTTTTGGCACGGTGCTGATGGTGGTGCTGATGTCTATTGTCGTGATGCCGTTGGGGGTGATCGCTGCGGTTTATCTGCATGAGTACGCGGGGAAAAACAGCTTAACGCGCTGGGTGCGGATTGCCGTGGTCAATCTGGCTGGGGTGCCTTCCATTGTTTATGGCGTATTCGGGTTAGGCTTTTTTGTTTATCTCATCGGTGGCACGCTGGATCAACTGTTCTATTCTGAAGCGTTGCCGAATCCGACGTTTGGGACGCCGGGGCTGCTGTGGGCGTCGCTGACGCTGGCACTGCTGACGCTGCCGGTGGTGATTGTGGCAACGGAGGAAGGGCTGTCGCGCATCCCAATGTCCGTGCGCCACGGTTCATTAGCGCTGGGAGCGACCAAAGCCGAAACGCTGTGGCATGTTGTGCTGCCGATGGCGGTTCCCGCGATGATGACGGGCTTGATCCTCGCTGTAGCGCGTGCCGCGGGGGAAACCGCGCCGCTGATGTTGGTCGGCGTAGTGAAGTCGGTGCCAGTTTTACCGGTGGATGACATTTTCCCTTATCTGCATCTTGAGCGAAAATTTATGCATCTGGGATTTCAAATCTACGATCTGGCGTTCCAAAGCCCAGATGTGGAAGCGGCAAGGCCGCTGGTGTACATCACCGCACTGCTGCTGGTGTTGATTGTCGTTGGGTTGAACCTTGCGGCGATTGGGATTCGCCATGTTCTGCGTGAGAAATATCGTTCGTTATCACTCTGAAAGTAGGATGAAGTTATGGGATTTATGACACAAAAGGAGATGGCACCGCTGCCTGATATTCATCAACTGAGTGATGAGCAGACGACGTTGACCGTGGAACATCTGAATCTTTACTATGGCGACAAGCAGGCACTGAACGATATTTCGATTCGTATTCCGAAGAATCAGGTGACGGCGCTGATTGGGCCGTCGGGCTGTGGTAAATCCACGCTGTTACGCTGCTTTAATCGTATGAACGATCTGGTGGATGACTGCCGTACCGAAGGTGATATCAGGCTGAATGGGATGCTTATCAACGACCCACAGCTTGATGTTGCCACGTTGCGCCGTCGGGTGGGGATGGTTTTTCAACGCCCGAATCCGTTTCCCAAGTCGATCTATGAAAATGTGATTTATGGCCTGAGGTTGCAGGGGCTACGCGATCGCCGTTTTCTGGATGATGCCGTTGAGCGTGCGCTACGTGCGGCGGCGCTTTGGCATGAGGTAAAGGATCGTCTGAGCGACAACGCGCTGACGCTATCCAGCGGGCAGCAGCAGCGCTTGGTGATCGCCCGGGCGATCGCCATTGAACCGGAAGTGTTGTTGCTGGATGAGCCGACCTCCGCGCTCGATCCCATTTCGACGCTGGTTGTCGAGGAACTGATGGGAACGCTAAAGCAGCATTTCACGCTGGTGCTGGTGACGCACAACATGCAGCAGGCGGCTCGCGTGTCGGATTACACCGCGTTTATCAATCAGGGCAAACTGATCGAATACAATCGTACGGACGATCTATTTACCTCTCCGACACAACGTCGCACAGAGGATTATATTACTGGGCGTTTTGGTTAGAACCGTACTTAAATAATAGAACGCAATATCATTTCTATGCATATAATTTTATTATAAATGATATTGCGAATATTTTTAAACTTTCCATAAAAATAAATAACTGATTAATTATTCTTTTTTAAATCTAAAATTTTTTTTTTGTGATTTTTTTACTGAAAAAAATGAAATTTTGATTCATAGTTTATATGCAGCGATTGGCTGTATTTAAATGGAATTACTCAGGATGAGAAAGAAAATATATATTGGCGTTGCATTTAGTATGTTGGTTAGTATGATGTTTCCGGCTTATTCTCAGGCTCAGGAAGAGCCAGTGGCGGAAGTCATTACAGCATTTGACTCTCCCCTTCTGGAGCATCCAGTATCTGCAAATGAATCCTCTTCTCAGGACTATAAGCCTCTTCGTGCGCCAGCGCCTGCATTGAGTTCTGTCTATGTCTATGCTGTGGCATCAACACAGAATGGTGGAGCCTGGGAATATATTGGCCCAAATAAACTTGCGACAACTCAGGATCATGGCGGAGCGCAACTGCGAATTGCAGTGCTGGAAGTGGGCTATGGTAATAACCGCTTTGGTTGGGTGAATGGTACGCAAAAGAGTCCCTATCAGGTTAATGGCGTCTGTGTCGTCGGTGGTTATTATACCGAGTCATGCCCTGCAGGTTCGACTTATGTGGGATGGATGGCTTATTTCAATGGCGATGGCATGCAGTCAGGTCCTTTCCGCTATCAATCTACTTCGATTAATGCACCTTTTAGAACGCTTAGCACTTCACTGAATATTCGATAACACCGCATTCTCAGCAGGTTCTCTTAAAAGAGGACCTGCTTTTCATTATGCCTTCACGCTAATCGGCATGTAACTAAGTTGTGCTAGCTTATCTAATACTGATTTCTGCTGTTCTGCATGTAAGTGCTCGCCGCGTGATAGCGAACCGCTTATCCCATTTTTTAGCATTTGGATAAAATTGATTTTCTGGTTGGGATCGGCGGGGGCGACATCGTCAATTGGAGGATGCAAAATGAGCAGCGCCGCCATACCGATTTCCAGACTTTCTTCAAATGACATATCGCCGGAGGCGGTGAGATCTTTTGTCGCGTCAATCGCTTCCTGTGGTGTCATATTGGAAAAATCATAACGTTTGCTTGACTGGATCGTTGAGGGGGTATTGGCAGCAACAGAATTGACGCTTGATTTTGACGTGTTGCCAGCGAGTGAAAATACGTTTTCCGCAGGTTCTTTACGGTTCACCGAGGGGGCTGAGTAGTTAGCGATACCATTAAGGCTTGTAATGCTCATTATGGAAGTTCCTTTCCTGTGAGAGTGAAATTTAATAGTAGAGCGTTGTTATGCAGTGCAATCGTGTGAATATAGAATAAAGTTTACCTTAGTTAATGTATTTGTCTTCTTTTTATTCAGGAAACAATGAGTTATTTTTTTAACTCATTGTTTTTGTTTTGTTATTTAAATAACATCTCTTTTTGATTTCTAATTAGTGGTTTTAATTATTATATTGTTTAATTGTTTCGATTAAATATAACCCGTATTTACGACAAGCCTGATGGGATGTCTATGGTATCATCAAACCATAAAAAAATTATGGATACCGTTCATCAATTGTCCGTGCCATTTGAAAAATTGATGATAAAATGCGCGCAAATTTTTTAACTCTGGCAAGTGGTGGGTAAGATGAAATTCAGTACCATGAACGAAGGCGAAATTATTACCGAGCTGTGCCGGAGAATAAAAGACGCCAGAATTCAACAACGTTTATCGCAGGTCGATCTTGCTGAACGGGCAGGGCTGGGAATCGCAACGATCAAGCGTGCGGAAATGGGCGAATCCATTACGCTAAGCAGCCTGCTCTCCATTCTGCGCGGATTAAATCGTTTACATCAGATTGAAGGCGTGCTCTTCGATGCGGAAGTGGAATCCTTCCATGCGCAGATCAGCGGTGAGAAAAAACAGACGCCGCTGCGTATCAGAAAGAAAGCCGCCACGTTTCCTGCCAAAACGCTCACCAAGCATGAAAATATCAAAAAGCCGGCTAACAGCACCGTGGACTGGTACATCGCAGCGGCTGAAAACAACATTGTCTGGTCGCTGCCTGAAAGCGATAAAAAATAAAGGGCTAATGCGAAACCATACGCATTAACCCATGATTGTCGCGTTAATCTGCCGAGCATTTAATGCGACAAGGCGTATCCCCTGCTATTTCTTACTCACACAGCACAACTTTAATCGCCAATCCCCCGCGAGACGTTTCACGGTACTTGGCGTTCATGTCTTTGCCGGTTTCATACATGGTTTCAATGACCTTATCCAGTGATACGCGTGGCTCGCTGGTGCGGCGCATCGCCATTCTGGCGGCGTTGATCGCCTTCACGGAGGCAATAGCGTTGCGTTCAATGCACGGTACCTGAACCTGACCCGCGACTGGGTCGCATGTCAGCCCCAGATTATGCTCCATACCAATTTCCGCCGCGATGCATACCTGTTCAGGGCTCGCGCCAAGTAGTTCAGCCAGACCTGCTGCGGCCATCGAACAGGCCACGCCGACTTCTCCCTGACAGCCCACTTCTGCACCGGAAATCGAGGCGTTCATTTTGTAGAGCATGCCGATAGCGCCGGATGCCAGAAAGTAGCGTAGGTAAGATTCTGGGGTGACCGGTTGAACGTAACGATCGTAATAGGCCAGCACGGCAGGAATAATGCCACACGCACCGTTCGTTGGTGCGGTGACGACGCGTCCGCCAGCCGCATTTTCTTCCGACACGGCCATCGCGAACATGTTCACCCAGTCCATCGCATCCATCGGGTCGTTAGAAAAACGATCGTTGATGAACAGCAGGCGATGCAGCGCTGATGCCCGGCGCGGAACGCGCAATGGGCCGGGCAATACGCCTTCCGTATTCATGCCGCGATGCATGCAGTCCTGCATGGTTTTCCATACGTCGGCAAAATAGTGCTCAAGCGCTTCCCGACCATGCATCGCAATCTCGTTTTTCAGGACGATAGCGGATAAAGACAGGCAGTGATCGTGACAGTGTTGCAACAGTTTCTGGGCAGAAAAGAACGGGTAGGGCGCACTTTCTTCGGCCAGATTGGGTTTGCCGAAATTTTCCTGATCGACGACGAATCCGCCTCCGATGGAGTAATACGTTTTGCTATAGACCAACTCTTGCTGGTTATAGGCGCGAATGATCATGCCGTTTTCATGCAGCGGCAGATTCTCTGGTTGGAAACGCAGGGAGGATTCCAGCGGGAAGCTGACCTCATACTGACCGTTAAGCATCGGCAGACGCTGAGTGTCTTTCACTTGTTGAATAAACGCCGGAATACTATCGATATTTACGCTATCTGGCAGGTTACCCGCGAGCCCCATAATGATGGCGATATCGGTGTGGTGTCCTTTCCCCGTCAGGGAAAGTGAGCCGTAAATATCAACGACAATACGTGTCACCGATGAGATAAGCGCGCGGTTCACCAGATCGTCAGTGAACATTTTACCCGCTTTCATCGGGCCGACGGTATGAGAACTGGACGGGCCGATGCCGATTTTGAAGATATCAAATACGCTGACCATAGCGATTTCCTTGAAAAAAAACGCCGGATACCCGTCATACTTCAAGCCGCATGTGCGTTGGTTTCCCTCACTCACCCCAGTCACTTACTTGAGTAAGCTCCTGGGGATTGATGAACCTCATTTATGAGGTTCACCCTTCGGGTCAGTGCTAGCACTGTTCAAATCGGTCTAAGACCGATTTGTCGTGTGGTTACCGCCTACCTGCAACTCGAATTATTTAGGGTATGACTAGAAAACAACGTGCCGGCGTTAAATTAGGGTGGGGGGATTACAGCAGTTCGCTCAGGCTGTAAACGATAGCGGAAATCGCGATCAGTCCCATCAGGGTGACAAAGACGTTGCTGATCTGGCCGCTGTATTTCTTCATTGCTGGGACTTTCTGGATGGCGTACATCGGCATCAGGAACAGCAGGCACGCGATAATTGGGCCGCCCAACGTTTCGATCATGCCCAGAATGCTTGGGTTCAGCGTCGCAACAATCCAAGTGGTGACCAGCATGAACAGCGCAGTGATGCGATTCAATTTGGTGTTGGAAATGGTTTTTCCTCTGCTACGCAGGGATTTCACGATCATGCCGTTAAAACCTTCGCCTGCACCCAGATAGTGACCTAGGAACGATTTAGAGATGGCGATGGTGGCAATAACCGGCGCTAAATAGCCGATTACCGGGTTGTTAAAGTGGTTTGCCAGATAGGACAGAATAGAAATGTTCTGTGTTTTCGCTTCCATCAGCTCAGTCGGAGACAGGCTCAGTACACAGCTGAAGACGAAGAACATCACGGTCAGCACCATCATGATGTGGCTGTAAGACAGAATGCGTGAGCATTTTTGCTCGGCGTCATCACCATATTCTTTACGTTTTGCAACGGCGAAAGAGGAGATGATTGGCGAGTGGTTGAAGGAGAAAACCATCACCGGAATAGCCAGCCATAATGTCGCCAACAGGCCGTTGCCCGTGACGCTGGAACTCAAAGAAATGTTTTCAAAAACAGAGGTGTTCCAGTTTGGAATTAAATACAGCGCCAGCAACATCAGTACGGCAACAAACGGGTAAACCAGAATGCTCATGGCCTTAACGATCATCGCTTCACCGAAGCGGACAATAAACATTAATCCGAGGATCAATATTAATGACAGCAGGGCACGTGGCGGAGAAGGCAAATGCAATTGGTGGGTAATAAAGCTATCTACCGTATTGGTGATGGCGACGCTATAAACTAATAGGATCGGATAAATAGCGAAAAAATAAAGCAAAGTGATTAATTTACCTGCGCCAACGCCGAAATGTTCTTCAACGACTTCGGTAATATCTTCGCCACCTTTCTTGCCGGATAATACAAAACGGCATAAAGCACGGTGAGAATAATATGTCATCGGGAAGGCAATCAGAGCCATGATAATTAACGGAATTAACCCACCAATACCGGCATTGATAGGTAAAAATAACACGCCAGCGCCGATAGCCGTGCCATACAGGCCCAGCATCCAGACCGTGTCGCTTTTACGCCATCCTGAAGCCTGTTCTAACACCTGGCTGCTATCTTGAATGGTGCTCATATACTGATCTCTCCTCGGTGAATATATTAATACTCTGTTACAAGAGTATTGCCACATGATGTGGATTATAAAAATTACAGTATCGGCAAGTTGCCGTTACGGAGTTTAAAAAACGAACGAGACATGTTGATAATTATGTCAGTAGGTCAATACTGTTTTGTGGCGGCATTCTATATCGTTGTGGTCAGCGAATAATATTGAGGCGATCACAGAAATGAATTGACGGGAAATATTTTAATAAATTTCTATGCAAATTAAAATATCAATCTTGATACTTTAATTTAAATATTTTTAATGGTTCATTATTGATGCTTTATTTAATTGCTGAGTGATGAAAAATGAACAATAAATAAAATAAAGGAAAGATGAAATAATAAACGCAAATTTGCTGATGTCACGCGTAATGATGGTTTTTCTCTTTTGCGGATGTATCGATGGTGCAGTTTCTGCTGTTGTATCGTATCACAACCTGATGTGTTGTTATCCGATGAAAGTGAGCCGGCAGATTGTAACCTGCCGGTTCACGGCCACCGATCTGTCAGGCGGTGAGTTTTTTTTCTGCCCATGCCAGACCGCTGTGGTATTCCTCTGGTAAGAGAGGTGCCAGCAATTGCAGCGTGTGTTGCAATTGTACGGTGTCCGACGACGGTAGATTGAGGTGTCCAACTTTACGGCCAGGACGAACGTCTTTCTCATACCAGTGCAGGTGCACCAGCGGCAGCGCCAGCCAGTCGGTATTTACATCAGTGCCGATTAGGTTGACCATCACCGAC
This genomic interval from Pectobacterium aquaticum contains the following:
- a CDS encoding helix-turn-helix domain-containing protein — encoded protein: MKFSTMNEGEIITELCRRIKDARIQQRLSQVDLAERAGLGIATIKRAEMGESITLSSLLSILRGLNRLHQIEGVLFDAEVESFHAQISGEKKQTPLRIRKKAATFPAKTLTKHENIKKPANSTVDWYIAAAENNIVWSLPESDKK
- a CDS encoding YolA family protein, which produces MRKKIYIGVAFSMLVSMMFPAYSQAQEEPVAEVITAFDSPLLEHPVSANESSSQDYKPLRAPAPALSSVYVYAVASTQNGGAWEYIGPNKLATTQDHGGAQLRIAVLEVGYGNNRFGWVNGTQKSPYQVNGVCVVGGYYTESCPAGSTYVGWMAYFNGDGMQSGPFRYQSTSINAPFRTLSTSLNIR
- the ppk1 gene encoding polyphosphate kinase 1; translated protein: MGQDKLYIEKELSWLSFNERVLQEAADKSNPLIERMRFLGIYSSNLDEFYKVRFADLKRRILINEEQGLDGNLRHLLGKIQARVLKTDQIFDSLYNELLLEMARNQIFLVNERQVSPNQQEWLRDYFRQYLRPHITPILIFNETNLVEFLKDNYTYLAVEIIRGDEISYALLEIPSDKIPRFVNLPAEAPRRRKTMILIDNILRYCLDDIFKGFFDYDALNAYSMKMTRDAEYDLVTEMESSLLELMSSSLKQRLTAEPVRFVYQRDMPDAMVAMLQEKLGISSFDSVIPGGRYHNFKDFISFPNVGRANLVNKPLPRLRHTGFNHFRNGFDAIRERDVLLYYPYHTFEHVLELLRQASFDPNVLSIKINIYRVAKDSRIITSMIHAAHNGKKVTVVVELQARFDEEANIHWAKRLTEAGVHVIFSVPGLKIHAKLFLISRREGENIVRYAHIGTGNFNEKTARLYTDYSLLTADERITNEVRRVFNFIENPYRPVSFEHLLVSPQNSRDKLYQLIDTEIENALADRDAGITLKVNNLVDKGLAEKLYKASAAGVKINLLVRGMCSLIPNLPGISENIQVISILDRYLEHDRVYVFNNGGDKKVYLSSADWMTRNIDYRIEVAVEILDPILKNRVLETLDILFSDTVKARVIDKESSNRYVSRGNKRKVRAQNAIYDYIKALEQPGDKPE
- the pstB gene encoding phosphate ABC transporter ATP-binding protein PstB yields the protein MGFMTQKEMAPLPDIHQLSDEQTTLTVEHLNLYYGDKQALNDISIRIPKNQVTALIGPSGCGKSTLLRCFNRMNDLVDDCRTEGDIRLNGMLINDPQLDVATLRRRVGMVFQRPNPFPKSIYENVIYGLRLQGLRDRRFLDDAVERALRAAALWHEVKDRLSDNALTLSSGQQQRLVIARAIAIEPEVLLLDEPTSALDPISTLVVEELMGTLKQHFTLVLVTHNMQQAARVSDYTAFINQGKLIEYNRTDDLFTSPTQRRTEDYITGRFG
- a CDS encoding ABC transporter permease subunit, whose protein sequence is MVNTGNTSQYRDRRRAWIDRLVHRIVAGSGLLVLAMLLLIFFYLLYVVTPLFLSPTVNGQKTVPRHSAEPSLVLGLSDNGQIGFRIDSQGYGEFIPFAENQPMSRIQLVPALSLLAQSQGERQIYALSQPDGRLIFVQPVLSRTENRAPVWDYPLGEQAYSLGLPAQPLRHLAVTAVGEKHVVVAAIGQENTLIIADVDKNGVRQRAQITLPVGTINQLLLTPDGQQVYLLSGKTLTLWQVGSNALKLREERQLQLAEPLHLALLSGGRSLLIQAADGRISQWFDVPGEKGATLTEIREFPHVVGESVLLATEAQRRVFATLNAQGDLSLFASKQSHALLTQTLPAHAQTLAFSPRGSALLVETAQGWHRYQVDNPYPDIGWRGLWQKLWYENYPEPAYIWQSTSADDSYQAKFSMMPLMLGTMKAAIYAMMFATPLALSAAIYTACFMSPTLRRWIKPTLEIMGALPTVVVGLIAAIWLAPHFATYLSAILVMPILWMLAVLCCGWLIECLPTRWRTRFPAGWDVLFLIPTILLTFVAGCWLAPHIEIAVLGQPLYQWLGDDFVQRNTLVAGVALGFALIPLIFSLAEDALFSVPARLSQGSLALGATAWQTLWRVVLPSASAGVFAALMLSFGRAVGETMIVLMATGNTPIMDEGLLQGLRSLAANIAIEMPEAVTNSGHYRVLFLTALTLFVFTFIVNTLAETIRQRLRQRYRDEGENA
- the pstA gene encoding phosphate ABC transporter permease PstA, which encodes MKRWFRSGRPWVWLTASSISISLLAMLAIIVLLAGQGMRYLWPQPVWLLTLPPAQGTQRALIGEIYAEQTLSRQQLEQADLTSASGDAETRYLIKIGQREIHGQSFRTLLSRDIVRFDKPADILVLKRTNNGTAYGYLAGMLEGEQPLVATDLPATLQHRVEQVQGLLAKMQAIRMGEMAKINQQFETLRLEEKKRQQAKTLDNQALARLQAERIELQRRFDALSRQLTSLNMDINRDTVQLRDANGSVHLIPLRDIEQAWFPNAMNLWEKVSHWGEQAKFMLVHYSLDSNSAGHLFPAIFGTVLMVVLMSIVVMPLGVIAAVYLHEYAGKNSLTRWVRIAVVNLAGVPSIVYGVFGLGFFVYLIGGTLDQLFYSEALPNPTFGTPGLLWASLTLALLTLPVVIVATEEGLSRIPMSVRHGSLALGATKAETLWHVVLPMAVPAMMTGLILAVARAAGETAPLMLVGVVKSVPVLPVDDIFPYLHLERKFMHLGFQIYDLAFQSPDVEAARPLVYITALLLVLIVVGLNLAAIGIRHVLREKYRSLSL